AATGTTAATTCGATTTTCTTATGCCAAGGAATGTCAATGATTCACTTTTCTTCCAGCTATTTTAAATAGTACATTCCAGGGCACTTCTCTACGTTGTAACCAACACCTAATCATCAAGCTACAACTCTTTAACACTATCATTCAAAACAAGTCCAGAGAACGATGCATCCAACTCATGCAGCTTCATAAGGAAACAAAGGAATATAGCATAAAATGACTAATGAAGGATTCAAACAAGTTATAACACAACTAGTCAAAACTCTTAATCcaaaacaacgataaaataacacaaaaataactTTGAAAAGATTCTATCCAAGTCCATACATTAAACGATAACAgcaaaattatttgatttagcAACAGCAATCACTCATCTTCTTGGCTGCGCAACCTGGCAAGTTTGTTGGTAACAACAACATCCAACTGTGCAGCACGTTCTACAATCTCCTTTCTCTTCCTGGTTGACACATTGTGTGCTATCTCAGCACAGTATGTCCTGATGTTACATCAACCACATTAACTAAGTCAGGAACATAATGTACCAACAAAAGGGTAACGAGGAAATTTTTACATGCAAACAACAACCAGTTAATACCTGTTGTGCATCATCAGAAGTTCAAGATCCTTGACGTTGTGAACAACAAACTTCTTGAATCCATTAGGCAGATAGTGACGGGTCTTCTTGTCTGAACCATAACCAATGTTTGGCATCAAAACACATCCTTTGAACTTTCTCCTCACACGTGAATCAATACCCTTTGGCCTGCGCCAGCTAGGCTGCATACAACAATAGTATAAATGGTCTAAGTGTTATTATACCTTGGAACCAATGATGTTCAAGATTATTGACCAACATATAACACAAAGCatataaaaaacatgaaaacaatCATACAATGGAATCTGGCAATTATATGATGTTAGCGGAAAAGCAATGGGAATAACAAATTGGAAACATCCAAGCTTACTCTGAAAGTCATCCAATGTTCAATCCTCTAATATCTAAACATTTAAAAGCATACCCTTTGCAATTATCAAGACACACAACATTGAAAATCTCCAGGAAACTAACTTACAAGCAAACTAAACTAATGAAGCACACATACCTTCACGGAAATTTTGCGGTCACTTTGGGGCCTCTTAAACCTCTTGACACGCTTCTTCACAACTCTCTTGCTTAGTAGGGGAACAGCCATCTTGTCTCTAATAAACACAAATCAATGTCATTTAACATACAAACTGACTTTGCAAAAATAAAAGAGACATTCAAACCTTACGGAAAGGTTATCAGGGACATTAAcgtttaaagaaaaatgatactaatacaaataaaaactataacTTTGTGCAATACAAGGCACAAAAGTATCAGAAAACCTAGAAATGTCCGAAATCGGCCattaaacttaataaatatcTCAAATCTGATTCCAAATTTGGTTAAAACACTCAGTTTTCATACAAATCCGAGTAATCGAAAAGCATTGAAAAAACTCAAGTTGAATATTACGTCAAAAGATGTTTTCGCTTCAACCCATGTCGGCATTTCTCTAATAAAGAATGTTAATTAAGCAAAGATGAAATTTTGGGTACATAAATTTAGGTCAAACAAAAATGGCTTCACATCGTATGAAATTCGTCGAGAACATAATCagaatcaaatcaaataataacATCACAGTAACCATTGTAAAGAAACAAGTGTCTCATACCTGCTTGCACTGGTGTTCCTCTAAGAACTAGGCTGAGAGAAAGCGGAGGCACTGGCAATTAGGGTTTAAGagtgcaatatatatataaacgggCAATGATTCGGTGCTATTGGACCCACTTTAAATATAGTGCACCTTATGATTCGGAAACTAAATGAACCTATACGATTAGGTTGGGCCCGGCTTCATGGGTCTTACGGACCTTCGTGAAACGGACCTGGGCCTTTATTATTTGCATAGCCTTTTTCACATTTagaatgcattgtatttttattttgacaaaagTATTCTTCGCTAAAATGGGTTTCTGTTGAccaataaagaaaatgaaaatgcattTTCGTTCAATGAAATTTGTCTTTCCCATGAAAAACTaacaatgtattttattttgtataatttattttcaaagaaaaatatgcaTTACTGAGAATAATAATTCACTTATgcatattttgatttaaaaacttGTGTATTTGAAAGCACTGATTTTTTTACCTGCACAagactttttaaaatataattttttttattacaaataacaGTAATACTAGAAATTAGAAAGAACAATCATAGAACTTTAATGTTTTGGTTAGATCTAATATCATCACATTCAAACGTTATTTTACAGTTTGTTCCGAGTGATTAGAATAAGACATTTTATCGATTATAGTTTATAATATTGTCGATTAAGATTAATTTGGATTCATGACACCatttataatcaattaaaatagatatatcGATGAACTACTTTGAAAGAAGAATAAAATGACATTGGTTAtaacctaaataaaaaaaaacttatatataacaaaaattatatcttctattttttattttagaatcaATCATGTATAATGAGTTATCGTGCTGtatttcaaacttaaaaaatatcccaaaaaagattaattagggatgtcaaaaaaattcgtactcgtgggtatctgcggataaaacccgtaacagatagaaaatggatattaaaaaaggATACCCGCTATCCGTGGGTATGAGTATTTTTGATTCatgcatgttaacggggcggatacagatatcatagtatccgtatccgtgaatatccgtacccgctaaactttaataaatacatttaCTATATGGAGTGTTCGAACTTGCAGTAATGTAACATTATAattagaatataataaaaaataaataaaaatgaaacacgaagacaaaaaaatataaatgataaaatattaaataaataaataaattactgtAAAAGCTTAGATTGAATTCCTAAAAGAATATCATAAacaataagatttttaaaacaataatttacttaaaaattttatttatgttaaaaaaaacatatttgaatatttaattttaggaatcctaatataattaaaataaaaattttcagaaaaaaacacataaataaaatagatgtTGCTTGAATGATAGACTAATTTGTATTTGATCCAAACACAAATTCCTCCACAAGATTTCTCCCAAGATCTATTGAACGGTATTTGTTGACTTAAAATTagaattcttcatttttttttcaatttttttatgctttAGTTTTAAAGTCcatatttacaatatataataaaaaaatattgagaaaagttatttttaatgaaaaatataaaaatataataaaaatatgaaacaaagatgaaataatatattctttaagACATGAATGATTTCTTCTAATATTTCTTCCACATAGCATTAAAGATACCTCCCACAACGAGATGAAAGAAGTCCAAAGACTTTTgaagaatgaaatgaaattattaaaatcaggtcaagcaaagttttaaaatgatggtacaattttttcttaagtgaaattaattaaacaaaacggtttttaaaacatttattaaattttaaaaatatatacaatacataagaatataataataacaatacatCACTATTTCACATAAGCGtaaaatctgattttttttcaaatcaatgATGAATcttgatcaaaatttttgaagggaccaaaatactcaaatttcatatatttaattattgttactaatataataaagtatatataatttagtattgaaatatctttgtaatttttttttttaacaaaatgatAGTTTTAAAGgtgtatttgatatgaaacttattttaaatatgtttttttaagttCATCTTTTTCCCTGAATATTCTCATATTTGAGaaagttttcttataataaactccaaagaattaatatgaaactttccGCTAATAattcaaaagaattaatatgaaacattataattataattctttgaaTATTAAAGAATGGTTTTCTAATCCAATCATTGAATTCTTAGTATCATGCTCCTGAAGATaggtaaaaaagtaaatttgtattattttcatctttaagGTATTCTCcctttattacttaaaaaaacaaatttattgttttatttctcatcaatatacttatttaaaaaaaataagactaaaaaataatttatcaaaatttattaaaaattgaaagatgtaattactaaaaataattatgataatcaagtcacgtATAAAGAATGCTTATGaataaacatataatacataacttttctttttatattcataaaaaaataaatatacaaaaaaactcataaaaaaattaaatattaaactaatatatttCTATCAAGAGAAAAAAGAGTTACCTTTCTTTATCTTACAAAAGAACAATGAGAActaaaaacaagaagaaaacatctcaataaatttattattttgtattatatttattttttattttattatttcttaacattaaatattttattttataaaaataataaaaatcaatctaaaaaacttttaaaaaaatattttaaaaacactttgaaaaaaatttaaaaattcttggGGCCATGCCCCTACGGACCTTAGAAGGTCCGCTATTGTTTCGAatgttatcaatttaaaaatattattttccggtgcaaatttttaaaaatctttttttttcacatttaaatttatgtttaacgtaatccaataaaataataattttcgtCTTTAAAACACTTAATTCTATATTGGTTTTACATGACCGTGCAATGTTTctcacaaaaatttattaaactcttattttcttttatgttagaATCAAACGTTACTAAACAGTcagatatatattattataaaatataaaaaacaacttttcaaaaatatcaaataagaagtatttaaataatgaataatttaatataaaaataaaattaaaatatgaaaatacatatatatatatatatttaaattgaatatagaagaaaatataataaacagtACGTTGGAATgacaaaatttgtataaaaaatataattaaaaagtatgaGAATAAACCTATGTTTGTATGATTATTGTTgtcagataaaaaaaattgacaaatattttatattctgaGTGTTGGAGTCGCAAAATACAGAGAATGGTCATAGAGTCCAAACATTTTAGAAATTGACCTACTTCAGCATTCCTACTAATACATATTTGGCAAAATTGTACGCAATCAGCCAAGAAGGCATTGTGTTAATGATATGAAAGTGGTTACAAGTacgaaaacatatttaactttattcgtttatttgtttatatatttatatatataattaatgtgtGTCGAAAGgaatttatgaataattataatgaatGTTGAGACATGtttgaaactaatttaaatcttgctcaaatttaaacattatagTGATAATTGATACTTAAATAGtgatcataaaattatatttaattattgttaaattcAAAGTGTTCGTCATCCATTAACTCATCCATTAGTTAAACTTACTTGCTTATTTTGTTTTGTCGTACTAATTATATGAATGTGATTTTTTCTTAGACAAACAATGTATCTAAACATTTACATCATATCTCTTTATCAAATAACAACTTGTCATGGATATGCATTGATCTTTTGACTTgtatgttaatgatttaaaaataatttaagaataaaattatacttCAAGAAAAATCGaagcaatattttgtaaaatattataaatatataataaataaatttttgatgGATTTGGtacaaaatttgaatgaatataTTTGTTACAAACCATAGGAATTACATAATTACAATGAGTTAATTGGAAAATGATAGAACTTTTGTTGGTACGTACGAGTAAATGAAGTTCTTGATCAatctattttcaaattgtaGCAATGGGAGGATGTCCACCAATGGCTGCATCATTCGAAATAAATCTCCTCTAAAACCAATGTGATTTCCAAACTTTGTTCATTTCTTCAATTCGAACATTTCTTGTCTCAGGCAGGAGCAAGGCAACAAAAATGGTCATGATAAGCACAAATCcagcaaagaaaaagaaaaaatcaaacttCAGGTGACAAAGCATGGTTAGGAAAATTTGAGCGATGACAAAGGTAAATAACATGTTTACAGCAACATTGATGCCTTGGACCGCAAATCGAACCTCAAGAGAACATATTTCACTAGGAACCAACCACCCAAGTGGACCCCAAGACCATGCATATGCTGCAACGTATGCACATATAAAGAATAAGAGAAGACTGGCTTCTCCATTGGTAAAATAGCCTTCCTCACTAACCCCAAACTTTAGAGCAATCATGATTCCAACAGCAAGCTACACATATTATGAACTTCAAATTAGTTGCCCATGCTAGTAAATGACTTTAGTAATAGTCATGTTGAGGGATGAGAAAATGGTGAaattagaaaatgaagaaaagataaTGAAGGAAAAATAGTCATGTTGGTGCAGCGGCAAAAAGATTGGTTTGGAATATGTAAGAACAAATGAAATAAATGCACACCATTGTCCCTACATAAGTCTCACGCCTTTTCTCTTTCACCCACACAACTCCTCTCCATTTTCTATATACTCACTCTTTCATTCAccagagataaaaaaaaaatcttctctTTTCTAAAACTCTTTCCTAAACTTTTCCCTAGCACGGAGAAACAATGCAAGACTACACTAAATTTCCCATTCACACATTGTCAAACACAAACCACACACCCTCAACAGAAATGGGAATCACCTCAAACAATAATTTCGAACATGAAAAACATCATTCAGATTCATGGTTGATCATCATAAccctaaaagaaacaaaaaaacaaggGTTTATGTTCCAAACGCATACCTCACAACGACAGCACAAACTCGTGAACTAGTCTTCGAAGCTCGAAGCTGCGACCTACTACGGGGAAAAGTGAAGCCTCTTTTCAAGACTGTGTTGCGCAAAGAAGACTAGAAGCTCGAGCGGAAAAGGTTGAAACTGGGAAGtagagagagggagaggaaAATGGCtaaaaatgagataaaagaaGCTGGAGCGAAAAAGGTTGAAACTGGgaaacagagagagaaagagagagagagagagagagagagagagagagaggaaaatGGCTAAAAATGAGATAAAAGTGTGGAATGCGAAAAGATAGGAGGCAACAAAGTGCCGGGAGTAAGAAAAAGTAGTGCAGCTttcttgaataaaataatacatcacGTTTGCTACAATACAACTTTCAActtttctataataaaataatatttccattttatgttttcttttgcgTCGAACAAACTCTTATATCCAAATTAATAGCTAGCGTGGGCTAAGGTCACGCTATACTGTCCCTAATATAATGCACTTCTTATACAACGACACGTGGCTTATAAcgaaattttagaaatttaatataACTGTGTGACTTATTATATATGCCACTAAAAAGTCTACACGTggtgtactttttttttcatccgcacctttttcttctattattttaaaattataaataatattttagagtGGGTTAAGGGTGGATTAGGCCCATGCtaacttttttgtattttatttttttcttttgcttctttATAATAAACGTTAATGGAATGTTATTTGCTTCCTACACCATGCCAAGTTAATATATGGaagttattttcatgttttcttataGTGGAAAACTAATATTGAGTTTGGTTTTTAGGGGTGAGTTGATATCATACCTTTTAATATGACAATATTATTCATACGGTACTAGcgacatttattaatttatctcATCAATTGacgacaaataaaaatataaaattaacttagtgataaagttagaaaaaaaagggTAAGAGAAGTTTTATGTTCAACTTTTTCTATTAAGAAAtactaacaaataatttatcatgTAATAATAAAGTGTCATGTAtaacttaaaagaatatttagaGAAATCCTTAAGATTAGAAATGTTTAATCATTATTCACCGATTACAAATGTCACCGAAAGAATATTTagtatattaaaagaaaattgtgaatattttttaacaaatgacGAACACGTAACCGGATAATTTCTGTAGAACATATATGATGATATCTGATCCTACCCAGTATCACTGTAagttaacaaaaaatttatacaaattatattagttGTATAGTTCCATCCTTTATCATTtccatttacattttttatttgttttaccatttacattttataatatctcctttttttatttcttaattataattatgaaattttgaaaagtcAATTTGTTACTATCATGTCTAAACAAACTCTCTCAATCATAATGATGTTACAACATTAGATATTATAAAGTGACCAAACAGTGACGCGGTAATGATGTCACTACCCAACTTAATAATACTTTCACCTTTAacaattatttctttattttatcgagataaaattacaattttaaatcatatgttcaataaaaacaaatacaagaaaaaaaaaattattttgctacatataatatttacaacatgtttgtttatagattaaattataatGGATCCACATATTTGAGAAGTAAGGACTATAAGGAGAGAGTTTCAATCCATGTTAATAACAATGTGTGACTTTGGGTTTTGCAAAGATTTtagttcaaaatatattattaattgaataaaattaatcaataaaccaaaacactaaaaaaaatttaatccagGAGAATCAGcatattttgttcaaaaatataactaattcaGAACCGTTGACTGAAAATATTTTACAGAACCTTACTATGAATATATTGTCatatttaagataaattattttacgcAATAAGAAAATCGTTTAATTACCAATAAAATTaagattcaattaaattttaagtctcttataaatttttttttagtctttattaattttctgtttatgcttttcaagttttttttttatttaaattttttcagtAATAGAATGACGCGActattatgttattttgttattttcttacatgttaaaaagtataaaattttgtaaataacatAGAGCactattacaataataaaatttatttatcattttattaattacaaaattttgcattttttaacGCGCGGAGACAGGAATAACAGTTTTATTatctaattaacaaaaaaactaatataaactcaattaaaaatattaaaatttatgaaggaTTTGAAGCTTAATTAagcttaaaattaattaatataactaaaatttaaataaaagtataagtgTTGCATTCTGTGataattttgtgttattatgctaaaagtgaaaattaatcataataaatgtCCAAAACATAGGCTttccattaaaataaaaacaaaggtAATGTATGGTCACAATATGCCCCAGGCAAAGGTCAAGATCAGTGTGACCACCACTATCCCTTTCAGTGCTGTGTTTTCGAACCCCCTCTCATAGAACTCACTTAACCCATACTTTATACTTCATTCTATTTCTTGGCTTCTAAATATGTTCTATGAGAACATATGATAAGGATTGATACTATAAAGTA
This region of Vigna unguiculata cultivar IT97K-499-35 chromosome 5, ASM411807v1, whole genome shotgun sequence genomic DNA includes:
- the LOC114183295 gene encoding 60S ribosomal protein L32-1, encoding MAVPLLSKRVVKKRVKRFKRPQSDRKISVKPSWRRPKGIDSRVRRKFKGCVLMPNIGYGSDKKTRHYLPNGFKKFVVHNVKDLELLMMHNRTYCAEIAHNVSTRKRKEIVERAAQLDVVVTNKLARLRSQEDE